The proteins below are encoded in one region of Candidatus Planktophila lacus:
- a CDS encoding YczE/YyaS/YitT family protein — protein sequence MSFMSKFSAFLKPHKTVPITPWRANSRWDLSFSRVAILFFGLAIFGLGDALVVQSNLGNAPWTVFAQGLSLKSGLSLGWATFVTGCFVLLIWIPLRERPGFGTLANIVIISAAIEFGVSVFPLQETLVGGLASALIGIALVGLGSALYITCGLGPGPRDGAMTGIHQRTGVRVGRVRMGIEVTVLIVGALLGGKLGLGTALFALLIGQSVAISFGIVARLTSK from the coding sequence ATGAGTTTTATGAGTAAGTTTTCGGCATTCCTAAAACCCCACAAGACAGTGCCAATCACACCTTGGCGTGCGAATTCTCGTTGGGATCTCTCATTTTCTCGCGTTGCTATTCTTTTCTTTGGGCTTGCAATTTTTGGTTTAGGTGATGCGCTAGTAGTTCAATCAAATCTCGGCAACGCACCTTGGACCGTATTTGCACAAGGCCTTAGCTTGAAATCTGGTCTTTCACTTGGCTGGGCTACCTTCGTTACTGGATGCTTTGTTCTACTTATCTGGATTCCACTTCGCGAACGACCAGGTTTTGGAACGCTAGCTAATATCGTGATTATTTCTGCTGCTATCGAATTCGGCGTTTCAGTATTTCCATTGCAGGAAACGTTAGTCGGTGGGCTTGCCTCCGCTCTAATCGGTATTGCCCTAGTTGGTCTAGGTTCTGCTCTCTATATAACTTGCGGGCTTGGACCCGGACCGCGCGATGGCGCGATGACAGGTATTCATCAACGTACCGGCGTTCGCGTTGGAAGAGTTCGCATGGGAATTGAAGTAACCGTACTCATTGTGGGTGCTCTCCTTGGCGGCAAACTAGGGCTGGGCACCGCCCTATTTGCCCTCTTAATCGGCCAATCTGTCGCTATTTCTTTCGGCATAGTCGCGCGTCTAACCTCAAAGTAA
- a CDS encoding NCS2 family permease — protein sequence MLDSYFKISERGSTVAREVRGGIVTFFTMAYIVALNPLIIGLAKDADGKYIGGGDAPNLALVAAMTALMAGVLTILMGVVGNYPLALATGLGLNTFVAVGIASKMTWADAMGLVVIEGIIITILVLTGFRTAVFRAVPAQLKIAISVGIGLFIALIGLVDAGFVRRTGAGPVPVTLGDGGTLVGWPVIIFALGLFLTIALMVKKVKGAILIGIIVATIAAVIVETTLKIGPLFNGATGEVNPKGWNLNVPAVPEKIAATPDFSLFGDFNLLGSFDRLPLVTVILLIFTLLLSDFFDTVGTVTAIGHESGLIDKDGNVPNNDRILLVDSLAAVAGGAGSISSNTSYIESASGVGEGARTGLASVVTGACFLLTTFLAPLVAIIPYEAATPALIIVGFLMMTQIKAIDWEDYGIAIPAFLTIILMPFTYNISVGIGAGFVTHVVIRYIQGRRKEVHPLLLLVSGLFMIYFLSSPINTWVG from the coding sequence ATGCTCGATAGCTATTTCAAAATATCGGAACGTGGCTCAACTGTAGCTCGGGAAGTACGTGGCGGCATCGTCACCTTCTTCACAATGGCATACATAGTCGCTCTCAATCCACTAATCATCGGTCTTGCAAAAGATGCTGATGGAAAATATATCGGCGGTGGAGATGCTCCTAATCTCGCTCTAGTTGCCGCGATGACTGCGCTAATGGCCGGTGTATTAACAATCCTGATGGGCGTAGTTGGAAACTATCCACTTGCACTCGCAACAGGTCTTGGCCTTAATACCTTCGTTGCAGTTGGTATCGCATCGAAAATGACATGGGCAGATGCTATGGGCCTTGTTGTCATCGAAGGAATTATCATCACCATCTTGGTTCTTACCGGCTTTAGAACCGCGGTCTTTAGAGCAGTTCCTGCGCAATTGAAGATCGCAATCTCAGTAGGTATTGGTTTATTCATTGCGCTCATAGGCCTTGTTGATGCTGGATTCGTTCGACGCACAGGCGCAGGTCCGGTTCCAGTAACTCTAGGTGATGGTGGAACTCTCGTTGGCTGGCCAGTAATCATCTTCGCACTTGGACTCTTCCTAACTATCGCTCTAATGGTCAAGAAGGTAAAGGGTGCGATCCTTATCGGAATAATCGTGGCAACAATCGCAGCGGTTATCGTCGAGACAACTCTAAAAATTGGACCGCTATTTAATGGTGCCACCGGTGAAGTAAATCCAAAGGGATGGAACTTAAACGTTCCTGCAGTACCTGAAAAGATAGCCGCAACACCAGATTTCAGCCTCTTTGGAGATTTCAATCTTCTTGGCTCATTCGACCGCCTTCCTTTGGTCACAGTCATTCTCTTGATCTTCACCTTGTTGCTCTCAGACTTCTTCGACACTGTCGGAACAGTTACAGCGATCGGACATGAGTCTGGGCTGATCGATAAAGATGGAAACGTTCCAAATAACGATCGTATTCTTCTTGTCGACTCACTAGCTGCAGTTGCAGGTGGCGCTGGAAGTATCTCTTCCAATACCAGCTACATTGAATCTGCATCTGGCGTTGGAGAAGGTGCGCGAACTGGTCTTGCATCTGTTGTAACAGGGGCCTGCTTCCTGCTTACAACATTCCTGGCTCCACTAGTTGCGATTATTCCTTACGAGGCTGCAACTCCTGCACTCATCATCGTTGGCTTCTTGATGATGACTCAGATCAAAGCTATTGACTGGGAAGATTACGGAATCGCAATTCCAGCGTTTCTCACAATCATCTTGATGCCATTTACCTACAACATCTCAGTTGGTATCGGCGCTGGCTTCGTTACTCACGTAGTAATCCGCTACATCCAAGGCCGTCGCAAGGAAGTACATCCACTACTTCTCTTGGTCTCTGGCCTCTTTATGATCTACTTCTTATCTTCACCAATCAATACCTGGGTTGGATAA
- a CDS encoding DUF554 domain-containing protein, with product MFVGLGTLINITTIIGGAAIGVLVGTRMLARTRLLITEVLGLITILGAVSALAPMWSDRYINSIPKGWTLLAILGSLLIGGGIGSALSLESRLEGLGETLRVKFGAHKESTFIEGFVSAALLFAIGPLAILGSISDGMSTGIDQLLLKSSLDFFAAIAFAASLGWGVAVSAIPVGIYQGVWTVIGLGLGSILEGYQVDAMTVTGGVMLVCIGLRLLKIKDIAVGNLLPALFIAPIFVLVLNNFL from the coding sequence ATGTTCGTCGGCCTCGGTACCTTAATTAATATCACCACAATTATCGGGGGAGCAGCAATCGGTGTTCTTGTAGGCACTCGCATGCTTGCTCGCACAAGGCTGTTGATTACAGAAGTACTTGGGCTCATCACAATTCTTGGCGCGGTTAGTGCGTTAGCTCCAATGTGGAGTGATCGCTACATTAACTCGATTCCAAAGGGTTGGACGCTCTTGGCAATTTTAGGATCGTTATTAATCGGCGGCGGAATAGGTTCAGCGCTCTCTCTCGAGTCTCGACTCGAAGGATTGGGCGAAACGCTGCGGGTTAAATTCGGTGCCCACAAAGAGAGCACCTTTATTGAAGGATTCGTTTCAGCAGCGCTGCTATTTGCGATAGGACCGCTTGCGATACTCGGTTCCATTAGCGATGGAATGTCTACCGGTATTGATCAACTTCTTCTCAAATCGAGTCTCGACTTTTTCGCCGCTATTGCTTTCGCGGCAAGCCTTGGTTGGGGAGTAGCGGTCTCGGCGATTCCGGTCGGTATCTACCAGGGAGTTTGGACAGTTATTGGGCTAGGACTGGGAAGCATCCTTGAGGGATATCAGGTTGATGCGATGACAGTCACAGGCGGAGTGATGTTGGTATGCATCGGTCTGCGACTACTCAAGATTAAAGATATCGCCGTTGGTAATTTGTTACCAGCGCTTTTTATCGCACCTATCTTTGTTCTTGTGCTCAATAACTTCCTTTAG
- a CDS encoding uracil-DNA glycosylase, which translates to MTSFKDQLHAGWRELLKGALDLLDEIESKLQADAYLPAHKDVMKSLSFDPAQARVLILGQDPYPSAVDAMGLAFSTARNDGKLPASLKNIYRELVDDLGVSHPTSGDLSPWCKRGVILLNRSLTCAEGESNSHKDLGWRVFTDQVVSVLAQQGVVAILWGANAQEVKDLFPKSDCIISVHPSPLSAYRGFFGSKPFSRANQVLVGKGRQPIDWSI; encoded by the coding sequence CTGGCGCGAACTGCTTAAGGGCGCACTGGATCTCCTAGATGAGATTGAAAGTAAACTTCAGGCAGACGCCTATCTGCCGGCACATAAAGATGTTATGAAGTCCTTAAGTTTTGATCCGGCACAGGCAAGAGTTTTAATTCTTGGTCAAGATCCTTACCCAAGCGCGGTTGATGCGATGGGCCTTGCTTTCTCAACGGCGCGAAATGACGGAAAGTTGCCCGCTTCACTAAAGAATATTTATCGGGAGTTGGTTGATGACTTAGGTGTGTCTCATCCAACTTCTGGAGATCTATCTCCTTGGTGCAAACGGGGAGTTATTCTTTTAAATCGAAGCCTCACATGTGCGGAAGGCGAAAGCAATTCACATAAAGATCTAGGTTGGAGAGTTTTTACGGATCAGGTTGTATCAGTTCTCGCCCAGCAAGGTGTCGTTGCAATTCTGTGGGGCGCTAACGCGCAAGAGGTCAAAGATCTTTTTCCTAAATCAGATTGCATTATTAGCGTTCATCCCAGTCCGCTATCGGCCTACCGCGGTTTCTTCGGTTCAAAACCATTTAGTAGGGCTAATCAAGTATTGGTTGGCAAGGGGCGCCAACCCATCGACTGGTCCATTTAA
- a CDS encoding NAD(P)-dependent alcohol dehydrogenase → MKVRGYAAMTAKAPLAPWEFERRDLGAHDVALDIKYSGICHSDIHQAREEWGPAIFPMVPGHEIAGVVTSIGSAVSKFKVGDLIGVGVFVDSCRVCEPCKNGTQQYCIEGMTGTYNQLERDGKTPAMGGYANVMVINEDYAVTIPANLSLDGVAPLLCAGITLYSPIKHWKAGPGKKVAVMGLGGLGHMGVKFAAAMGAEVTVFSHSPSKEADAKAMGAHHFVSTKSEGFHTKYSKHFDLILNTVSAELDINIYLSMLGVDGTLVVIGLPGKPYSVEAGSLLPARRSLSGSMIGGIPEMQEMLDFCGKHNIVSDVEVIQADYINEAYERTVASDVKYRFVIDATSF, encoded by the coding sequence ATGAAAGTACGTGGATACGCTGCAATGACCGCTAAGGCCCCGCTTGCTCCTTGGGAGTTTGAGCGTCGCGATCTTGGCGCACACGATGTCGCCTTAGATATTAAGTACTCAGGCATCTGTCATTCAGATATTCATCAAGCTCGCGAAGAATGGGGTCCTGCCATATTTCCTATGGTTCCCGGCCATGAGATCGCGGGTGTCGTGACAAGTATTGGCTCTGCAGTATCAAAATTTAAAGTTGGAGATCTAATCGGCGTTGGCGTATTCGTTGACTCATGTCGCGTATGCGAGCCTTGCAAAAACGGAACGCAGCAATACTGCATCGAAGGAATGACTGGTACTTATAACCAATTAGAACGTGATGGAAAGACTCCTGCAATGGGAGGCTATGCAAATGTAATGGTCATTAATGAAGATTACGCCGTCACTATTCCTGCAAATCTTTCTCTAGATGGTGTGGCTCCCCTGCTCTGTGCTGGAATTACTTTGTATTCGCCAATTAAGCATTGGAAAGCCGGCCCTGGCAAGAAAGTTGCGGTGATGGGTCTGGGCGGTCTCGGCCATATGGGAGTCAAGTTTGCAGCTGCGATGGGAGCTGAAGTAACTGTCTTTTCGCATTCTCCTTCGAAGGAAGCAGATGCAAAGGCGATGGGCGCACATCACTTTGTTTCAACAAAGTCTGAAGGTTTCCACACTAAGTACAGCAAACACTTTGACCTAATCTTGAATACAGTCAGCGCTGAACTAGATATCAATATCTATCTCTCAATGCTCGGTGTCGACGGAACCCTCGTGGTTATTGGACTTCCTGGAAAGCCGTACTCGGTTGAAGCCGGTTCATTACTACCTGCACGTCGTTCGCTCTCTGGATCAATGATCGGTGGTATCCCTGAGATGCAAGAGATGCTTGATTTCTGTGGAAAACATAACATTGTCAGCGACGTTGAAGTTATTCAGGCTGATTACATCAACGAAGCTTACGAACGCACCGTTGCCAGCGATGTTAAGTATCGCTTCGTAATTGACGCAACTTCCTTCTAG
- a CDS encoding thymidine kinase, with amino-acid sequence MAELIYYCGTMDSGKSTLALQTAHNHKSRGRSGLIFTSKDRAGSGVISSRLGLQSAAIEVDPGLDLHKLVVERLSVGDRIDYIICDEAQFYQAEQIEQLAKIVDGLGIDVFAFGILADFRTKLFPGSARLVELADRVNTLQVEALCWCGSRATHNARTLGGVMVTEGEQVVVGDVAPGAEVAYEVLCRRHHMRRVTARASRAGHTSPLPLPFTENE; translated from the coding sequence GTGGCTGAACTTATTTATTACTGCGGAACGATGGATAGTGGTAAATCCACGCTTGCACTGCAGACCGCCCACAATCATAAGAGCCGCGGACGTTCGGGTTTAATTTTCACAAGTAAAGATCGCGCCGGTTCTGGAGTTATCTCATCTCGTCTTGGATTACAGAGCGCAGCAATCGAAGTTGATCCAGGATTAGATCTCCACAAGTTAGTTGTGGAACGCCTGTCTGTTGGAGATCGCATTGATTACATAATCTGCGATGAGGCCCAGTTCTATCAGGCAGAACAAATTGAACAACTCGCCAAGATAGTTGATGGTTTGGGGATTGATGTCTTCGCCTTCGGAATCTTGGCAGATTTTCGCACCAAACTTTTCCCAGGTTCCGCACGATTGGTAGAACTTGCTGATCGAGTAAATACGCTTCAAGTTGAGGCTCTTTGCTGGTGTGGTTCAAGAGCAACTCACAATGCCAGAACTCTCGGCGGAGTAATGGTTACCGAAGGTGAACAAGTCGTTGTCGGAGATGTTGCACCAGGTGCGGAAGTCGCCTACGAAGTCTTGTGTCGACGCCACCACATGCGTCGCGTTACTGCGCGTGCATCTCGAGCAGGACATACTTCTCCATTACCTTTACCATTTACAGAGAACGAATAA
- a CDS encoding adenine phosphoribosyltransferase, with amino-acid sequence MKLADALSLIRDIPDYPKPGILFKDITPLLADPTAYSTVIKAFASQIDDVDVIAGIEARGFIFAAAIALEKNAGFVPFRKSGKLPFETIGAKYGLEYGEDEIEVHIDAFANGKTVVIIDDVLATGGTIAAALELAERTGAVVKSVQVLFEISGLGGRELIAKRFPKIEIKSLVTS; translated from the coding sequence ATGAAGTTAGCAGACGCCCTCTCCCTGATCAGAGATATTCCAGATTACCCAAAACCTGGCATCCTCTTTAAAGATATAACACCGCTACTGGCCGATCCAACTGCTTACTCAACTGTAATCAAAGCCTTCGCGTCTCAGATCGACGACGTAGATGTAATTGCTGGCATTGAAGCTCGTGGATTTATCTTTGCTGCAGCGATTGCCTTAGAGAAGAACGCTGGTTTCGTGCCCTTTAGAAAAAGTGGAAAACTCCCTTTCGAAACTATCGGCGCGAAATACGGTCTGGAATATGGCGAAGATGAGATAGAAGTTCATATCGATGCATTTGCCAATGGAAAAACGGTAGTGATTATTGACGACGTCCTCGCAACAGGCGGAACGATCGCTGCCGCGCTCGAACTCGCTGAACGCACTGGGGCGGTCGTCAAATCCGTTCAGGTTCTCTTTGAAATTTCTGGACTCGGTGGCCGGGAGTTAATCGCCAAGCGTTTTCCCAAGATCGAGATTAAATCGTTGGTAACTTCTTGA
- a CDS encoding acyltransferase family protein: MSSKVRIHQIQALRAVAATLVVLFHAKLAPGGFIGVDIFYVISGYLITGIIVKEITLSGAFNYRNFFLRRAKRLLPASISVLILTAFGAWLFLPPTIRSSLGQDIFAASIYISNYLFAWWQNDYQNLNATPSPVIHYWSLAVEEQFYLLWPLIIFTLWKIGRQRLVFRGVLGITILSFLFSLFLTNAAPIWAFYSLPTRAWELGVGALLLFIPKELLEKKSVSRTLIVWLSALTLPYGVIRFSDNTPFPGTAALYPVLATALLIAFIHSWPPILNDFSRLRFVQWLGEISYPFYLWHWPLLVIPSTRFGRPLTLLERFLLIALTALAADLTHRFIEKPFSRRKLSNRQTTKFALAATLSGVMVASAILLTTKDDISLPNGRSVSIAAVMQKPKIYDDGCHANYGNKNSPECLYGDVNSKRKIVLYGDSHAAQWFPALEKIAIDEGFALISLTKSACPAVEVDRVNSGAFKNSDCNAWRDNSIQRIKQLKPEAVIMSGFQHFAYPTRYSSRDAWWLEGQRSLYAKVLNSSPNLIYISDTPKPQRDIPSCLATAKADECDANEKSDPRVAGGFIALDPTPWLCTDSCPAIVNGIVAYRDASHISVDMSAALSNNLRDFLRSNGVI, translated from the coding sequence TTGAGTTCTAAAGTTCGCATCCACCAGATCCAAGCGCTGCGTGCCGTCGCTGCGACGTTGGTTGTTCTCTTCCATGCCAAGTTAGCACCCGGTGGGTTCATTGGCGTAGATATCTTCTATGTGATCTCTGGATATCTAATAACTGGCATCATCGTTAAAGAGATAACGCTGAGTGGCGCCTTTAACTACCGAAACTTCTTTTTGCGGCGAGCCAAGCGGTTACTGCCTGCCTCAATAAGCGTTCTGATACTTACCGCATTCGGGGCCTGGCTTTTTCTTCCACCAACTATTCGATCATCTCTGGGTCAGGATATCTTCGCCGCTTCCATCTATATTTCCAATTACCTTTTTGCTTGGTGGCAGAACGATTATCAGAATCTAAACGCGACGCCATCGCCAGTAATTCACTACTGGTCGCTCGCCGTAGAGGAGCAGTTCTATCTTCTCTGGCCACTGATAATTTTCACACTCTGGAAGATTGGTCGCCAACGCTTAGTCTTTCGCGGCGTTCTCGGTATCACCATCCTCTCTTTTCTATTCTCGCTCTTCCTAACTAACGCAGCACCGATCTGGGCTTTCTACAGTCTTCCAACTCGCGCTTGGGAACTCGGCGTTGGTGCTCTACTACTCTTCATACCGAAAGAGCTTCTTGAAAAGAAATCTGTTTCTCGAACGCTGATTGTTTGGTTATCTGCACTAACACTTCCGTACGGCGTAATTCGATTCAGTGACAACACGCCGTTCCCAGGTACTGCAGCTCTGTATCCGGTTTTGGCTACTGCGCTACTGATTGCATTCATACATTCGTGGCCGCCAATACTCAATGATTTTTCACGCCTGCGCTTTGTTCAATGGTTAGGTGAAATCTCCTATCCTTTCTATCTCTGGCACTGGCCTCTACTAGTAATTCCAAGTACCCGCTTCGGTCGCCCCTTAACTTTGCTTGAAAGATTTCTCTTAATTGCCCTAACCGCTCTGGCCGCTGATTTAACTCATAGATTTATTGAAAAACCGTTCTCCCGAAGGAAGTTATCAAATCGCCAGACTACGAAGTTCGCATTAGCGGCAACTCTCTCCGGCGTTATGGTGGCAAGTGCAATATTGCTCACCACAAAAGATGACATCTCTCTACCGAATGGTCGCTCTGTATCAATAGCGGCAGTGATGCAGAAGCCTAAGATCTATGACGATGGATGTCATGCAAATTATGGCAACAAAAACTCTCCAGAATGTCTCTACGGAGACGTTAATTCGAAGCGGAAGATAGTTCTCTACGGGGATTCACATGCAGCGCAATGGTTTCCGGCCCTGGAAAAAATCGCAATCGATGAGGGATTTGCGCTAATCAGTCTTACCAAATCCGCCTGTCCTGCCGTTGAAGTCGATCGTGTTAATTCAGGTGCCTTTAAAAACTCCGACTGTAACGCTTGGCGAGATAACTCGATACAGCGAATCAAGCAGTTAAAGCCTGAAGCGGTGATCATGAGTGGATTCCAGCACTTCGCCTACCCAACGCGTTACTCATCGCGTGATGCTTGGTGGTTGGAAGGACAGCGTTCTCTCTATGCCAAGGTTTTAAATAGCTCTCCAAATTTAATTTACATCTCCGATACGCCAAAGCCGCAGCGCGATATCCCTAGTTGCTTAGCAACGGCAAAGGCCGACGAATGCGACGCTAATGAGAAATCAGATCCTCGCGTCGCAGGTGGATTTATCGCGCTAGACCCAACTCCGTGGCTATGTACAGATTCCTGCCCGGCTATTGTCAATGGGATAGTCGCATATCGTGACGCCTCGCACATCAGCGTTGATATGAGCGCCGCACTTTCCAACAATTTACGCGATTTCTTAAGGAGCAATGGCGTTATATGA